The following are encoded in a window of Bacteroidota bacterium genomic DNA:
- a CDS encoding P-II family nitrogen regulator, giving the protein MKKIEAIIRKEKFEEVKKALFDVDIEFFTYWDATGIGKQKERVVFRSQSVKTDQIQRRQLSIVVRDQNVEKTVNAIMKAAWTGEIGDGKIFVSNIEQAYRIRTGESGPESLYVKEAEALA; this is encoded by the coding sequence ATGAAGAAGATAGAAGCAATCATAAGAAAAGAAAAATTTGAAGAGGTAAAAAAAGCCTTGTTTGATGTGGATATTGAGTTCTTTACTTATTGGGATGCTACGGGTATAGGTAAACAAAAAGAGCGGGTTGTTTTCCGTTCCCAGTCAGTTAAAACAGACCAGATACAAAGAAGACAGCTTTCCATTGTGGTTCGTGACCAAAACGTTGAAAAAACCGTGAATGCCATTATGAAAGCCGCATGGACAGGGGAAATTGGCGACGGGAAAATCTTTGTATCGAATATCGAACAGGCATACCGGATCCGTACCGGGGAATCCGGCCCGGAATCGCTTTATGTCAAAGAAGCTGAGGCACTTGCATAA